One genomic window of Desulfolucanica intricata includes the following:
- the thiM gene encoding hydroxyethylthiazole kinase, with translation MLNEIWSIITDVRQQKPLIQSITNYVTINDCANILLSFGASPAMCEIIEEVEGFVNLADGLYINIGTLAGEQKKAISLAVAKADELNKPVVIDPVGVGAIPSRLEYVLDFMGRYNISIVKGNLGEIKVLAGMEARICGVDSLEDGSGGIDACKILAEKFNTIVVATGPRDIITDGKRTVLVENGSSIMTLVSGTGCMLGALTTATAAVEKDFFKAALAAVVTFGLVGEFSAENLAGEILPGSFKVKLFDNIYRLSEDDLIKRGKITWL, from the coding sequence TTGTTAAATGAAATTTGGTCAATCATTACAGATGTTAGACAGCAAAAACCTTTGATTCAATCTATTACGAATTACGTAACTATAAATGACTGTGCCAATATTTTACTTAGTTTCGGGGCTTCTCCTGCCATGTGTGAAATAATCGAGGAAGTAGAAGGTTTTGTAAACCTGGCCGACGGCCTGTATATTAATATTGGGACACTGGCCGGTGAACAAAAAAAAGCTATCTCTTTAGCAGTAGCCAAAGCCGATGAACTAAATAAGCCGGTTGTAATAGACCCTGTTGGGGTGGGTGCTATTCCCTCCCGATTGGAATACGTTCTAGATTTTATGGGAAGATATAATATCTCTATAGTAAAAGGAAATCTGGGAGAAATTAAGGTTTTGGCCGGTATGGAAGCTCGAATATGTGGTGTAGATTCCCTTGAAGACGGTTCCGGGGGGATAGATGCTTGTAAAATATTAGCTGAAAAATTTAATACTATAGTTGTTGCTACCGGCCCGCGGGATATTATAACAGACGGAAAAAGAACTGTCCTTGTTGAAAACGGCAGTTCTATAATGACCCTGGTTTCCGGTACCGGGTGTATGCTGGGAGCACTGACTACAGCCACAGCTGCTGTAGAAAAAGATTTTTTTAAAGCCGCGCTGGCTGCCGTAGTGACTTTTGGGCTTGTAGGTGAATTTTCTGCTGAGAATCTCGCGGGTGAGATTCTTCCCGGTTCTTTTAAGGTTAAGCTTTTTGATAATATCTACCGTCTTTCAGAAGACGATCTTATTAAAAGGGGCAAAATAACATGGCTATAG
- a CDS encoding aspartyl-phosphate phosphatase Spo0E family protein: MELSKLIIKIEKTRKKLYKASTTNSKNLILISRELDILINQYYRLRQSYEEKTQRPDAPWSGNGS; the protein is encoded by the coding sequence ATGGAGTTATCAAAGTTAATTATAAAAATAGAAAAAACCAGGAAGAAATTATATAAAGCCAGTACTACAAACTCAAAAAATCTAATTTTAATAAGTCGGGAACTTGATATCTTAATTAACCAGTACTACCGGCTAAGGCAGTCGTATGAAGAAAAGACCCAAAGACCCGATGCCCCTTGGTCGGGTAACGGGTCTTAG
- a CDS encoding copper ion binding protein codes for MECCSNSKQTITLNVEGMSCNHCKMAVENALRELNVDNVEVDLAEKKVLVTFNKSNIKIEDIKKAVTKAGYEVVE; via the coding sequence ATGGAATGTTGCAGTAATTCTAAACAAACTATAACTTTAAATGTTGAAGGTATGTCTTGCAATCACTGTAAAATGGCTGTAGAAAATGCGTTGAGAGAATTGAACGTTGATAATGTAGAAGTTGACCTGGCGGAAAAAAAAGTATTAGTGACTTTTAATAAAAGTAATATAAAGATTGAAGATATTAAAAAGGCTGTTACCAAAGCCGGTTATGAAGTAGTAGAGTAA
- a CDS encoding VanW family protein yields MKNTGGATLQKTTVIRRRRITLISVLIGVFLILTYWGFSSSGGERVMPGVQLRGLDLELSGADRTGGIAKLKTLEEKLQKQSVNIICQDTTKTVSLKEIEFTLNAEETMNTAFAVGQNYNFLQRMWQSVRPVTHAIAASVNINKEKLENKLKDIIEKNTVPPKDARLVINQDRTVSIIPGEPGLHADIDKLYNDLVSNLSEGNTNPVNLTFSQIKPDKTAEEIRAMGIDYLLGSFTTQFKSWQSNRNKNIAIAAQALEGLYVSPGETVSFNKVVGPRSAEAGYKSAGVIVGDEFNEDLGGGVCQVSTTLYNAVLLANLGIVERHNHSLPISYVPLGQDAAVAYEYLDFKFKNTTEQYIYIDTNVGSNYITFNVLGNKKYKKDIKIENRINQVVEPKVIYKIDSNLSEGQEVVEKAGSNGYKVSSNRLFLENGVVVKTEKLPSSNYLKVDRVIRVKSLAEEKDNDEEAAEQESKTEQETNNTKKTDNKPGDENNGI; encoded by the coding sequence ATGAAAAACACCGGAGGTGCAACTTTACAAAAAACAACTGTTATACGCCGCAGGCGGATAACTTTGATAAGCGTACTGATTGGGGTTTTTTTGATATTAACCTACTGGGGTTTTAGTTCCTCCGGGGGTGAAAGGGTTATGCCCGGGGTTCAACTCCGGGGATTGGATCTGGAGCTTTCCGGTGCTGACAGGACTGGAGGTATCGCTAAATTAAAAACCTTAGAAGAGAAGTTGCAGAAACAATCAGTAAATATTATTTGTCAAGATACTACTAAAACAGTATCATTAAAGGAAATAGAATTTACCCTTAATGCCGAAGAAACTATGAATACTGCCTTTGCAGTCGGTCAAAATTATAACTTTTTGCAAAGAATGTGGCAATCTGTCCGTCCTGTAACTCATGCTATAGCAGCTTCAGTAAATATAAACAAGGAAAAGCTTGAAAATAAGCTAAAAGATATTATTGAAAAAAACACTGTTCCGCCTAAAGATGCCCGTCTGGTAATAAATCAAGATCGGACTGTAAGTATAATTCCGGGGGAACCTGGTCTCCATGCAGACATAGATAAATTGTATAATGATCTGGTAAGCAATCTCTCCGAAGGTAATACCAACCCTGTTAACCTTACGTTTAGTCAGATAAAACCTGATAAAACGGCTGAAGAAATTCGTGCTATGGGTATCGATTATTTGCTGGGTTCCTTTACTACTCAATTTAAATCCTGGCAGTCTAACAGAAACAAAAATATAGCTATTGCAGCTCAAGCACTGGAAGGACTTTATGTGTCACCTGGAGAAACTGTTTCTTTTAATAAAGTAGTAGGTCCACGTAGTGCTGAGGCAGGTTATAAAAGTGCAGGTGTCATTGTAGGAGACGAATTTAACGAGGATCTTGGAGGAGGAGTATGCCAGGTATCCACTACTTTGTATAATGCTGTATTATTGGCTAATTTGGGAATTGTAGAGCGACATAATCACTCTTTACCTATAAGTTATGTTCCTTTAGGACAGGATGCCGCAGTAGCTTACGAATACCTTGATTTTAAATTTAAAAATACTACCGAACAATATATTTATATTGATACAAACGTTGGTAGTAATTATATAACTTTTAATGTATTGGGAAATAAAAAATATAAAAAAGATATAAAAATTGAAAATCGTATAAATCAGGTTGTTGAACCTAAAGTTATTTATAAGATAGACTCTAACTTATCTGAAGGGCAGGAAGTTGTTGAAAAAGCAGGTTCTAATGGATATAAAGTATCTTCAAATCGTCTATTTTTAGAAAACGGTGTTGTTGTTAAAACTGAGAAACTACCTTCCAGCAATTATTTAAAGGTAGATAGAGTGATTAGAGTGAAGTCTTTAGCAGAAGAAAAGGATAATGATGAAGAAGCTGCAGAACAGGAAAGCAAAACTGAGCAGGAAACTAATAATACAAAGAAAACTGATAATAAGCCAGGTGACGAAAATAACGGAATTTGA
- a CDS encoding YetF domain-containing protein, with protein sequence MLIVLIRALILYVAVVVVMRLMGKQEIAKLQPFELVIALIIADLAAIPMTDTGVPLISGLIPLIAILFAQVVLSYASLKSVKFRSFLNGTPSVLVENGKIVENELKRLRYNINDLLEQLRIKNVPNITDVEFAILETDGQLSIIPKSQKRPLTPEDIQVPTKYEGIPITLIIDGQVLTQNLEKANLDLNWLNEELAKSGIDTPKKILFANLNTGGELYFQLKNNH encoded by the coding sequence ATGCTAATTGTTTTAATCCGAGCCTTAATACTTTACGTGGCCGTAGTAGTAGTTATGCGTTTAATGGGTAAACAAGAAATCGCAAAACTTCAGCCGTTTGAACTGGTAATTGCCTTAATTATTGCGGATTTGGCAGCAATCCCGATGACTGATACCGGAGTTCCGCTGATTAGCGGTCTGATACCGCTTATTGCTATTCTATTTGCCCAAGTTGTCTTATCATACGCATCTTTAAAAAGTGTAAAATTTAGAAGTTTTTTAAACGGGACCCCCAGTGTTTTAGTTGAAAACGGAAAAATTGTAGAAAACGAGCTAAAACGCTTACGCTATAATATTAATGATCTTTTAGAACAACTACGAATCAAAAATGTCCCCAATATTACTGACGTAGAATTTGCTATCCTGGAAACCGATGGTCAGCTCAGTATTATTCCAAAATCTCAAAAACGGCCTCTAACCCCTGAAGACATACAGGTTCCTACAAAGTACGAAGGCATTCCTATAACTTTAATTATAGATGGTCAGGTACTTACTCAAAATCTCGAAAAGGCAAATCTGGATTTAAACTGGTTAAATGAGGAACTTGCTAAGTCCGGTATAGATACGCCCAAAAAAATTCTGTTCGCCAATCTGAATACCGGTGGAGAGCTTTATTTTCAATTAAAAAATAATCATTGA
- a CDS encoding nitrilase family protein, translated as MKDIKIAVVQMQAVAGEIEKNLEKIVEFVNQAAAQKVDIICFPELCIQGYNRGRAYLMAEIIPGESSQKISHLAQDKKMTVLVGIAEKSKNDMPYITQLVAFPDGTLKKYRKTHLGKSERSYFTAGNDFPIFKTEKAILGVEICWDLHFPEVSTILALKGAEIIFAPHASPKIVGDRKGIWLKYLTARAYDNSVYLAACNLVGSGGGQQNFCGGALILDPKGNVIAEAFNDREELLVANLDSKLINTIRQSKTATMRNSFYLDARRPELYKEFWGK; from the coding sequence ATGAAAGATATAAAAATAGCGGTAGTGCAGATGCAGGCTGTAGCCGGTGAAATAGAAAAAAATCTAGAAAAGATTGTCGAATTTGTTAACCAGGCAGCTGCTCAAAAAGTAGATATTATTTGTTTTCCTGAATTATGTATTCAAGGATATAACAGGGGAAGAGCTTATTTAATGGCTGAAATAATTCCCGGGGAAAGTTCTCAGAAAATCAGTCATTTAGCACAGGATAAAAAAATGACTGTTTTAGTAGGTATAGCAGAAAAATCAAAAAATGATATGCCTTATATTACTCAACTGGTGGCTTTCCCTGATGGTACATTGAAAAAATACCGGAAAACACATTTAGGTAAAAGTGAACGTTCCTATTTTACTGCCGGAAATGATTTTCCTATTTTTAAAACAGAAAAGGCGATTTTAGGAGTAGAGATTTGTTGGGATTTGCATTTCCCGGAAGTTTCTACAATCTTAGCTCTGAAAGGAGCCGAAATAATTTTTGCTCCCCATGCTTCCCCTAAAATAGTTGGTGATAGAAAAGGAATCTGGCTTAAATATCTTACAGCCAGGGCCTATGATAATTCAGTTTATCTTGCTGCTTGTAACTTGGTTGGCAGCGGTGGGGGACAGCAGAATTTTTGCGGTGGGGCTTTAATTCTTGATCCAAAGGGAAATGTTATTGCCGAGGCTTTTAATGATCGTGAAGAACTTTTAGTTGCTAACTTGGATTCAAAATTAATTAATACTATTCGGCAAAGTAAAACTGCTACTATGCGAAATAGTTTTTATTTAGATGCCAGAAGACCGGAATTATATAAAGAATTTTGGGGTAAATAA
- the thiD gene encoding bifunctional hydroxymethylpyrimidine kinase/phosphomethylpyrimidine kinase, producing MKKALTIAGSDSGGGAGIQADLKTFSALGVFGLTAITAVTAQNTQGVFDVQEIEPRVVSRQIDCVFEDIEIDAVKIGMVSSIEIIKSIFHSLTKQKASNIVLDPVMISKSGYKLLKQEACNELVNSLFPLATVITPNLPEAEEITGNKINTITDMEYAAQEIYALGPRAVVIKGGHLPGEPTDIFYDGERFIHIKGERFDTKNTHGTGCTYSSAITAYLAKGLDLLSAVKNAKEYITGAIKNSFSIGKGVGPTHHFYKYY from the coding sequence ATGAAAAAAGCATTAACCATAGCTGGATCTGATTCCGGAGGTGGTGCCGGAATTCAAGCTGATTTAAAAACTTTTTCCGCCCTTGGTGTTTTTGGACTTACAGCCATCACCGCTGTAACAGCTCAAAACACCCAGGGAGTTTTTGATGTACAGGAAATCGAGCCGAGAGTTGTTTCTCGCCAGATTGATTGTGTTTTTGAAGATATAGAAATTGATGCGGTAAAAATCGGCATGGTTTCCAGTATAGAAATCATTAAATCAATTTTCCACAGTTTAACTAAACAGAAAGCTTCAAACATTGTCCTGGATCCAGTAATGATTTCAAAAAGTGGTTACAAACTGTTAAAACAGGAAGCGTGTAATGAGTTAGTAAACAGCCTCTTCCCCCTGGCAACCGTAATAACACCCAATTTACCGGAAGCTGAAGAAATTACAGGCAATAAAATTAACACAATTACTGATATGGAATATGCCGCACAAGAGATATATGCTCTGGGACCCCGGGCAGTGGTAATTAAAGGGGGTCACCTTCCCGGTGAACCAACAGACATATTTTACGACGGTGAACGTTTTATACATATAAAAGGGGAAAGGTTTGACACAAAAAATACGCACGGGACCGGATGTACCTACTCTTCAGCCATTACAGCTTACCTTGCTAAGGGCTTAGATCTTTTATCTGCCGTTAAAAATGCTAAAGAGTATATTACCGGGGCTATTAAGAACTCCTTTAGTATTGGTAAAGGTGTAGGACCAACGCACCATTTTTACAAATATTATTAA
- the corA gene encoding magnesium/cobalt transporter CorA — MIKTYMYDASKNVLVHDVDLSQENLFTDENDLLWVDIYNFDDSEMDYIARRFNFHHLAIEDCTQHSPRAKVDKYEDYYFFVLHALRYEEDSDEEISLEQLNVFLNDHYVITIHRRTLPSLGRIAKDCLANRSKSMRTGPEIFLYFILDGITDEYFPVLDRINVRIEELEDQLYEQPNKEITEEFLALKRTILSMRRAILPQRRMFTGTNGQYMFKISNESIPYYLDLVDHIERITDSIDSFRDLVDGALDTYYSIISARTNETMRVLTVISTIFMPLTFVTGFFGMNVPLPAQANAWSTISITAGLFFVSFWMYLIFKKNKWI, encoded by the coding sequence ATGATAAAAACATATATGTATGATGCATCAAAGAATGTTCTCGTTCACGACGTTGATTTATCCCAAGAAAATCTTTTCACTGATGAAAATGACTTGCTGTGGGTTGATATTTACAATTTTGATGACAGTGAAATGGATTATATAGCCAGAAGATTTAATTTTCACCATCTGGCCATAGAGGATTGTACTCAGCACAGTCCACGGGCGAAGGTAGATAAGTATGAAGATTATTATTTCTTTGTTTTACATGCCCTTCGTTATGAAGAAGATAGTGATGAGGAAATTTCACTTGAACAGTTGAATGTTTTTTTAAATGATCATTATGTTATTACAATTCACCGCCGAACACTTCCCTCTTTAGGAAGAATAGCTAAAGATTGTCTGGCTAACCGTTCAAAAAGTATGCGAACGGGACCGGAGATTTTCTTGTATTTTATCCTAGACGGTATTACAGATGAATACTTTCCCGTTTTGGATCGAATTAATGTTCGTATTGAAGAATTAGAAGATCAACTTTATGAACAACCTAATAAGGAAATTACCGAAGAATTTTTAGCTTTAAAAAGGACTATCTTATCAATGCGAAGAGCTATTTTACCACAAAGAAGAATGTTTACCGGCACTAACGGTCAGTATATGTTTAAGATATCAAATGAAAGTATACCTTACTATCTCGACTTGGTTGACCATATTGAACGAATAACAGACTCAATTGACAGTTTTAGAGATTTAGTGGACGGTGCTCTGGATACTTATTACTCCATTATCAGTGCCCGAACCAACGAAACCATGCGTGTTCTAACGGTGATATCAACTATTTTTATGCCTCTGACATTTGTTACCGGTTTTTTTGGAATGAATGTACCTCTACCGGCTCAAGCTAATGCCTGGTCGACAATTTCTATTACTGCAGGTCTATTTTTTGTTTCATTCTGGATGTATTTAATTTTTAAAAAGAATAAATGGATATAA
- a CDS encoding DsrE family protein produces MAKYKTIFAFNEDDAKKRNIAIKNINNLIKDLGPENIQIELVAYADAVTNLYLKNSEYQKQLEDLHNKGVILAVCANTLIDKNISNEQLLPFIQIISSAVGELTRKQAEGWSYIKI; encoded by the coding sequence ATGGCCAAGTATAAAACAATATTCGCTTTTAATGAAGATGATGCAAAAAAGAGAAATATTGCTATAAAAAATATAAATAATTTAATAAAAGATCTGGGACCGGAAAATATTCAGATCGAATTAGTTGCCTATGCTGACGCAGTAACAAACTTATACTTAAAAAACAGTGAGTATCAGAAACAATTAGAGGATTTACACAATAAGGGTGTCATCCTTGCAGTTTGTGCTAATACACTAATTGATAAAAATATTTCTAATGAACAACTGCTGCCGTTTATTCAGATTATATCCTCAGCAGTTGGGGAACTAACCAGAAAACAAGCCGAAGGATGGTCTTATATTAAAATCTGA
- a CDS encoding DVU0772 family protein translates to MDIDMEKVKKNLVWDFDLEKEFIDRKYGYGFVIDLRDETPYLAVYHMGHYISKSEVIDQQPPKELLLEALKEKNIDLKKSGLFPINQALKEWIKENLL, encoded by the coding sequence ATGGATATTGACATGGAGAAAGTTAAAAAAAATTTAGTATGGGATTTTGACTTAGAAAAGGAATTTATTGACAGAAAATATGGATACGGGTTTGTAATTGATTTACGGGACGAAACTCCATATCTGGCTGTTTATCACATGGGTCACTACATAAGTAAAAGTGAAGTTATCGATCAGCAGCCACCAAAAGAATTATTGTTAGAGGCCTTGAAGGAAAAGAATATTGACCTTAAAAAAAGCGGCTTATTTCCCATTAATCAGGCCCTTAAGGAATGGATTAAAGAAAATTTACTATAA
- a CDS encoding CBS domain-containing protein, whose protein sequence is MLVKDIMVPLSEYTAINENATLGEAISTLKRSFKKEANNIVIGHRSAVVLNDNNGVAGILTLRSILEAVEFEASKHFKWTNFTSWAGYFFNKNNLTKHTSLKVKDIMRSINPVHVNTNDTVLKAVHTILTYKVNTLPVIEEETEVLKSIMREYPVVTKKVVGIVRTIDIFDIIGELLEVDNKIITFPVCQD, encoded by the coding sequence ATGTTGGTTAAAGATATTATGGTTCCCTTAAGTGAATATACAGCAATAAACGAGAATGCTACGTTAGGTGAGGCCATTAGCACTTTAAAAAGATCTTTTAAAAAAGAAGCTAATAATATTGTAATTGGTCACAGGTCAGCCGTAGTATTAAATGATAATAATGGAGTAGCGGGTATTTTAACACTTAGATCGATTTTGGAGGCAGTGGAGTTTGAAGCCTCAAAACATTTTAAATGGACTAATTTTACATCCTGGGCAGGATATTTTTTTAATAAAAACAATTTGACTAAGCACACAAGCCTCAAGGTTAAAGATATCATGCGCAGCATTAATCCTGTTCATGTAAATACGAATGATACTGTTTTAAAGGCTGTGCATACCATTCTAACTTATAAGGTTAACACTTTGCCGGTAATTGAAGAGGAAACGGAAGTTTTAAAGTCAATAATGAGAGAATATCCTGTAGTAACTAAAAAAGTGGTAGGTATTGTGCGTACTATCGATATATTTGATATTATTGGAGAACTACTGGAGGTTGATAATAAAATAATCACTTTTCCGGTGTGCCAAGATTGA
- a CDS encoding glycosyltransferase, giving the protein MKVISIIIPSRNEGAMLQKTVDSFLKTKSHFFTEIIIVNDGSTDSSTTFLQSQKYKLENLRLFNTGGIGLARAKNLGASRALGDILVFSDAHIKVKPDWLDIIIKSFDIPKLDAVTPGIGSFDPGSSTGYGQNWDADLQIQWLPQPQDISPVPLAPGGFTAIKKVVFNNVGGFDPDFRSFGFEDVELSLRLWLFGYRIYTNPFVRVKHLFRKELPYHVPPIDYFYNFLRMAFSHFNLKRINKSIKLIRNCVNFERVISELVLSDVREQRKKYLKRRKHSDDWFMDKFNIPF; this is encoded by the coding sequence ATGAAAGTTATTTCTATAATTATTCCCAGCCGTAATGAGGGAGCCATGCTCCAAAAAACAGTTGATTCTTTTCTAAAAACAAAAAGTCATTTTTTTACGGAAATTATTATTGTGAATGATGGTTCTACTGATTCATCTACAACCTTTTTGCAATCTCAAAAATATAAACTTGAGAATCTACGACTGTTCAATACCGGTGGTATTGGCCTCGCCCGCGCCAAAAATCTTGGTGCCTCCCGGGCCCTTGGTGACATCCTGGTATTTTCAGACGCACACATCAAGGTTAAACCGGATTGGCTGGATATTATAATTAAGTCCTTTGACATACCGAAGCTTGATGCCGTTACCCCCGGCATAGGTTCTTTTGACCCGGGGAGCAGCACGGGTTACGGACAAAATTGGGACGCTGACCTGCAAATTCAGTGGTTGCCTCAACCACAAGATATATCGCCGGTGCCTTTAGCTCCCGGTGGTTTTACTGCTATAAAAAAGGTAGTCTTTAATAATGTAGGTGGGTTTGACCCTGATTTCAGATCCTTTGGTTTTGAAGATGTGGAGCTTTCTTTAAGGCTCTGGCTTTTTGGTTACCGAATTTACACTAATCCGTTTGTTCGTGTTAAACACCTGTTCCGTAAAGAACTCCCCTACCATGTTCCACCAATAGACTATTTTTATAACTTTTTACGAATGGCTTTCAGCCACTTTAATCTTAAACGAATCAACAAATCAATAAAGTTAATTAGAAACTGTGTGAATTTTGAACGAGTAATAAGTGAACTAGTCCTTAGTGATGTACGTGAACAACGAAAGAAATACCTAAAACGAAGAAAGCATAGTGATGATTGGTTTATGGATAAATTTAATATACCGTTTTAA
- a CDS encoding MtnX-like HAD-IB family phosphatase, protein MEKPVINKYFFIDFDGTITQKDSVLAMIETFCRNGWKEINERWERGEISTEKCARETFDLIEASKEDLLSLADGIKIDDYFHEFLKLCILKDYKVVILSDGYDLLIEHILKRNGLNLPFYANKLVIENNNFFINFPHINKNCNKCGTCKTALLNRLKDNNSQIIYIGDGYSDICVVKEADVVFAREPLFSYCIKNKINANYFNDFMNIIKKLPVL, encoded by the coding sequence ATGGAAAAGCCAGTTATAAATAAATACTTTTTTATCGATTTTGACGGCACGATTACCCAAAAAGATTCAGTACTTGCCATGATCGAGACCTTTTGCCGGAATGGCTGGAAAGAAATAAATGAGCGCTGGGAACGAGGGGAAATTTCTACTGAAAAATGCGCCCGGGAAACATTCGACTTGATTGAAGCCAGTAAAGAAGATCTTCTGAGCCTTGCTGACGGCATTAAAATTGATGATTATTTTCATGAGTTTCTGAAATTATGCATTTTAAAAGATTATAAGGTAGTTATTCTTAGCGACGGTTATGATTTACTTATTGAACACATTCTAAAACGAAACGGTTTAAATTTACCCTTTTACGCTAACAAATTAGTAATAGAAAATAATAATTTTTTTATTAATTTTCCACATATTAATAAAAACTGTAATAAATGTGGCACTTGTAAAACTGCCCTTTTAAACCGTTTAAAGGATAATAATAGCCAAATTATCTATATAGGTGATGGGTATTCCGACATCTGTGTTGTCAAAGAAGCGGACGTAGTATTCGCCAGAGAACCTCTTTTTAGCTATTGTATAAAAAATAAAATTAATGCCAATTATTTCAATGATTTTATGAATATAATTAAAAAGCTGCCTGTTTTATAG
- the thiE gene encoding thiamine phosphate synthase, giving the protein MAIAKNMVDYTLYLVTDRRILLGRDLYTCVEEAIQNGVTAVQLREKNVSGLDFYQIALKLKKITVKYNVPLIINDRLDIALAVDADGLHIGQEDLPVEIARRLIGPDKILGYSVSNIEEALRGEAAGADYLGVGAVYHTNSKLDAGSPIGPDGLRKLKQNVNIPIVGIGGINETNISEIKPTGIAGIAVISAILGRDNIAAITRELVLRWKSQL; this is encoded by the coding sequence ATGGCTATAGCAAAAAACATGGTAGATTATACTTTATACCTTGTAACTGACCGCCGGATTCTATTGGGACGAGATTTATATACCTGCGTTGAAGAAGCAATCCAAAATGGTGTAACTGCAGTTCAACTACGGGAGAAAAATGTGTCTGGTTTGGATTTTTACCAAATTGCGTTAAAGCTAAAGAAAATAACCGTTAAATATAATGTCCCACTTATTATTAATGACCGGCTGGATATCGCCCTGGCAGTAGATGCCGACGGCTTACATATTGGTCAGGAAGATCTTCCGGTGGAAATAGCCCGCCGGTTAATTGGGCCGGATAAAATTTTGGGGTACTCAGTTTCAAACATAGAGGAAGCCCTGCGCGGTGAGGCAGCCGGAGCAGATTACCTGGGTGTCGGTGCAGTCTACCATACTAACAGCAAGCTGGATGCCGGTTCACCTATTGGTCCGGATGGCTTACGCAAACTTAAACAAAACGTAAATATTCCTATTGTAGGCATAGGCGGCATAAACGAGACCAACATCAGTGAAATAAAACCCACCGGAATAGCAGGCATAGCCGTAATCTCGGCAATTTTAGGCCGGGACAACATCGCTGCTATCACCCGGGAACTGGTATTAAGATGGAAAAGCCAGTTATAA
- a CDS encoding DUF4363 family protein → MMMRLLIISTLLIVGLIGAGFGVNTALTNNAEILTADFGYIEEAIKKDNWPAALDKITQVEESWSKNKNWWAIVIDHQEIDNIEFTFSRIKNYIKAKNTGLSLGELAVLRKTIELIPEKEAVNIRNIF, encoded by the coding sequence ATGATGATGCGTTTATTAATTATTTCAACCCTACTTATTGTAGGATTAATTGGTGCCGGGTTTGGAGTTAACACTGCACTAACAAATAATGCTGAAATACTTACAGCTGATTTTGGTTATATTGAAGAAGCAATTAAAAAAGACAATTGGCCTGCAGCCTTAGATAAAATAACACAAGTAGAAGAGTCCTGGTCCAAAAATAAAAACTGGTGGGCAATTGTAATAGACCACCAGGAAATAGATAATATTGAATTTACTTTTTCCCGAATAAAAAATTATATTAAAGCTAAAAATACCGGACTATCACTGGGGGAACTAGCTGTTTTGCGAAAAACAATCGAACTTATACCGGAGAAAGAAGCAGTTAACATAAGGAATATATTTTAA